The DNA window aagagagagagagagagagagagagagcccgtgtgtgtgagagcgaatgagtgagtgagtgagacagtgagatagttaactctctctctctctctctctctctctcataaacaaaaTTAGGCCTTTATCCCTTATCTCCCCTTAAATCCCCCTTATCTCCCCTTAAATCCCCCTTATATTCCCTtaatcctccttatcttcccttaATCCCCCTTATCTCCCTTAAATCCCCTTATCTCCCTTAAATCCCCTTATCTTCCCTTAATCCCCCTTATCTTCCCTTAATCCCTCTTATCTCCCCTTAAATCCCCCTTATCTTCCCTTAATCCCCCTTATCTTCCCTTAATCCCTCTTATCTTCCCTTAATCCCCCTTATCTTCCCTTAATCCCCCTTATCTTCTCTTAATCCCCCTTATCTTCCCTTAATCCCCTTATCTTCCCTTAATCCCCCTTATCTTCCCTTAATCCCCCTTATCTCCCCTTAAATCCCCCTTATCTTCCCTTAATCCCCCTTATCTTACTCGTTTTACCCTATTTTGCCCTATTTTCATTTAACAaacccttaccttaccttatctccaGCTCAACCTCCATTGAACCACATTTTCCCCAttaaattcaccttttttttattttaccattaTCTTATTTCAAATacccttatcttaccttatattaaccccttcagtactgggacacatttttaccttgagttttgcgcaccattagaccattttattgacattagcaagggtgtatggagggcagaagattaatggccacagtcttcactattttaattgagttttgtgcaccattagaccattttattgacattagcaagggtgtatggagggcagaagattaatggccacagtcttcactattttaattgagttttgtgcaccattagaccattttattgacattagcaagggtgtatggagggcagaagattaatggccacagtcttcactattttaattgagttttgtgcaccattagaccattttattgacattagcaagggtgtatggagggcagaagattaatggccacagtcttcactattttaattgagttttgtgcaccattagaccattttattgacattagcaagggtgtatggagggcagaagattaatggccacagtcttcactattttaattgagttttgtgcaccattagaccattttattgacattagcaagggtgtatggagggcagaagattaatggccacagtcttcactattttaattgagttttgtgcaccattagaccattttattgacattagcaagggtgtatggagggcagaagattaatggccacagtcttcactattttaattgagttttgtgcaccattagaccattttattgacattagcaagggtgtatggagggcagaagattaatggccacagtcttcactattttaattgagttttgtgcaccattagaccattttattgacattagcaagggtgtatggagggcagaagattaatggccacagtcttcactattttaattgagttttgtgtaccattagaccattttactgacattagcaagggtgtatggagggcagaagattaatggccacagtcttcaccattttaattgagttttgtgcaccattagatcattttattgacattagcaagggtgtatggagagcagaagattaatggccacagtattcaccattttaatcccccacatgagtttgtgaagctgtagaaagtcaccaaatagtcaccacaaggaatagggaaacacgtcacgctactgaaggggttaatctcaaATAAATCTCATCTTCCCAACCCTTTGCAGGTCCTCCCGTGGTCCACCTTCCGAATGAACCTGTCCGTCACTTCGCCCTACAACGCAGACTTCGACGGGGATGAGATGAACCTACACGTCCCTCAGAGCATGGAAACACGGGCGGAGATTGAGAACCTTCACCTGACGCCTCGTATGGTCGTCACGCCGCAGAGTAACCGACCTGTCATGGGCATTGTACAGGACACACTGACGGCTGTTCGAAAAATGACTAAAAGAGATGCGTTTTTAGATAAGGTGAGGGTGTGTAGGGGTGTATGGGGTGTGGAGGTGTAgaggggtgttttaggtgtgtttaggtgtgttttgggtgtgttttgggtgtgtttttaaggttttttgtGAGTTTGGTTGGGTTGACACGTTGACCGCTGTTCGAAAGATGACTAAAAGAGATGCGTTTTTTGGATAAGGTGAGGGTGTGTAGGGGTGTATGGGGGGTGGAGGTGTAgaggggtgttttaggtgtgttttgggtgtgttttgggtgtgttttgagcgtTTTTTATGGGTTTTTTGTGAGTTTGGTTGGGTTGACACGTTGACCGATGTtcgaaagatgatgaaaagagatgCGTTTTTGGATAAGGTGAGGGTGTGTAGGGGTGTATGGGGGGTGGAGGTGTagaggggtgttttgggtgtgtttaggtgtgttttgggtgtgtttttgaggGTTTTTTATGGGTTTTTGTGAGTTTGGTTGGGTTGACACGTTGACCGATGTtcgaaagatgatgaaaagagatgCGTTTTTTGGATAAGGTGAGGGTGTGTAGGGGTGTATCGGGGGTGGAGGTGTAgaggggtgttttaggtgtgttttgggtgtgttttgggtgtgtttttgagggttttttatgttttttttgtgggtttgaTTGGGTTGACACGTTGACCGCTCTTCGAAAAATTACCAAAAGAGATGCGTTTTTGGATAAGGTGAGGGTGTGTAGGGGTGTATGGGGTGTTGAGGTGTAGAGGGGTGTTtcgggtgtgtttaggtgtgttttgggtgtgtttgggtgtgtttttgagggttttttatgggtttttgtgggtttggttgggttgacACGTTGACCGATGTtcgaaagatgatgaaaagagatgCGTTTTTGGATAAGGTGAGGGTGTGTAGGGGTGTATGGGGTGTGGAGGTGTAgaggggtgttttaggtgtgtttaggtgtgtttgggtgtgttttgggtgtgtttttgagggttttttatgggttttttgtgggtttggttgggttgacACGTTGACCGATGTtcgaaagatgatgaaaagagatgCATTTTTGGATAAGGTGAGGGTGTGTAGGGGTGTATGGGGGGTGGAGGTGTAgaggggtgttttaggtgtgttttgggtgtgttttgggtgtgtttttgagaGTTTTTTATGGGTTTTTGTGAGTTTGGTTGAGTTGACACACGTTGACGGCTGTtcgaaagatgatgaaaagagatgCGTTTTTGGATAAGGTGAGGGTGTGTAGGGGTGTATGGGGGGTGGAGGTGTAgaggagtgttttgggtgtgtttggttgtgttttgggtgtgttttgggtatgttttgagggttttttatggatttttgtgggtttggttgggttgacACACGTAGACCGATGTtcgaaagatgatgaaaagagatgCGTTTTTGGATAAGGTTAGGGTGTGTAGGGGTGTATGGGGTGTGGAGGTGTAgaggggtgttttaggtgtgttttgggtgtgttttgggtgtgtttttgagggttttttatgggttttttgtgggtttggttgggttgacACGTTGACCGATGTtcgaaagatgatgaaaagagatgCGTTTTTGGATAAGGTGAGGGTGTGTAGGGGTGTATGGAGGGTGGAGGTGTAgaggggtgttttaggtgtgttttggtgtgttttgagtgttttggatgtgttttgggtgtgtttttgtacGTTTTTCTGGGTTGACACGTTGACCGCTCTTCGAAAAATTACCAAAAGAGATGCGTTTTTTGGATAAGGTGAGGGTGTGTAGGGGTGTATGGGGGGTGGAGGTGTTTCGGGGTGTTTCGGGgtttgtttaggtgtgttttgggtgtgttttgggtgtgtttttaagggttttttatggtttttttgtgggtttggttgggttgacACGTTGACCGATGTtcgaaagatgatgaaaagagatgCGTTTTTGGATAAGGTGAGGGTGTGTAGGGGTGTATGGGGTGTTGAGGTGTAgaggggtgttttaggtgtgttttagtgtgttttgggtgtgttttgggtgtgtttttggtgtgtttttgtacgTTTTTCTGGGTTGACACGTTGACCGCTCTTCGAAAAATTACCAAAAGAGATGCGTTTTTTGGATAAGGTGAGGGTGTGTAGGGGTGTATGGGAGGTGTAGGTGTAGACGgctattttggggtgtttttttggtgtgtttgggtgtgtgttgggtgttttttttaagggtttttagtAGGTATAGGATTGGAGTGTTTGCAAGTTTATCTTTAAATGATTTGGGTATGTTTGAGCTgggttaatagtagtagtagtagtagtagtagNNNNNNNNNNNNNNNNNNNNNNNNNNNNNNNNNNNNNNNNNNNNNNNNNNNNNNNNNNNNNNNNNNNNNNNNNNNNNNNNNNNNNNNNNNNNNNNNNNNNNNNNNNNNNNNNNNNNNNNNNNNNNNNNNNNNNNNNNNNNNNNNNNNNNNNNNNNNNNNNNNNNNNNNNNNNNNNNNNNNNNNNNNNNNNNNNNNNNNNNNNNNNNNNNNNNNNNNNNNNNNNNNNNNNNNNNNNNNNNNNNNNNNNNNNNNNNNNNNNNNNNNNNNNNNNNNNNNNNNNNNNNNNNNNNNNNNNNNNNNNNNNNNNNNNNNNNNNNNNNNNNNNNNNNNNNNNNNNNNNNNNNNNNNNNNNNNNNNNNNNNNNNNNNNNNNNNNNNNNNNNNNNNNNNNNNNNNNNNNNNNNNNNNNNNNNNNNNNNNNNNNNNNNNNNNNNNNNNNNNNNNNNNNNNNNNNNNNNNNNNNNNNNNNNNNNNNNNNNNNNNNNNNNNNNNNNNNNNNNNTAGTGATGGAAGCAGAAAgcattaacaaaatatttcacacaatTTGCGACTTTGAGCCTTTCGCCTCTTGACCTAatgaagcctctctctctctctctctctctctctctctctctctctctctctctctctctctctctctctctctctctctctctctctctctctctctctctctctctctctctctctctctctctctctctctctctctctctctctctctctctctctctctctctctctctctctctctctctctctctctctctctctctctctctctctctctctctctctctctctctctctctctctctctctctctctctctctctctctctctctctctctctctctctctctctctctctctctctctctctctctctctctctctctctctctctctctctctctctctctctctctctctctctctctctctctctctctctctctctctctctctctctctctctctctctctctctctctctctctctctctctctctctctctctctctctctctctctctctctctctctctctctctctctctctctctctctctctctctctctctctctctctctctctctctctctctctctctctctctctctctctctctctctctctctctctctctctctctctctctctctctctctctctctctctctctctctctctctctctctctctctctctctctctctctctctctctctctctctctctctctctctctctctctctctctctctctctctctctctctctctctctctctctctctctctctctctctctctctctctctctctctctctctctctctctctctctctctctctctctctctctctctctctctctctctctctctctctctctctctctctctctctctctctctctctctctctctctctctctctctctctctctctctctctctctctctctctctctctctctctctctctctctctctctctctctctctctctctctctctctctctctctctctctctctctctctctctctctctctctctctctctctctctctctctctctctctctctctctctctctctctctctctctctctctctctctctctctctctctctctctctctctctctctctctctctctctctctctctctctctctctctctctctctctctctctctctctctctctctctctctctctctctctctctctctctctctctctctctctctctctctctctctctctctctctctctctctctctctctctctctctctctctctctctctctctctctctctctctctctctctctctctctctctctctctctctctctctctctctctctctctctctctctctctctctctctctctctctctctctctctctctctctctctctctctctctctctctctctctctctctctctctctctctctctctctctctctctctacacacacacacacacacacacacacacacacacacacacacacacacacacacacacacacacacacacacacacacacacacacacacacataaattacATTGGCGGAACATTAAGTTTATTGAAACTAGCacctctgctgctactactactgctacaaaaactactactactgcggctACAAaagctaccactactactactactgctactgctaatgctgctattactactgctactactgctgctgctactactgcgcttttgtttctgtttctgcttctgctactgctgctactgctactgctgctgctgctactgctactactgctgctgctgctgctactgctactactactactgctgctgctgctgctgctgctattgcttttgctgactgctgctgcttctgctgctactcGTGCTTTTGCCACTGTTTCTGCtggctactgctactactgctgctgctgctgctgctgctgctgctgctgctaatactactgctactactactactaataataataatgatgataataataataataataataataataataataataataataataataataataataataatattaataataacaataatcataataataataataataataataataataataataataataataataataataataatgataataataatagtgaaaggtataaattaaagaaattgtttgataaaaaaaactgttatATTCAATATTCAGTCCAGCCTCCCTGGTGAGTAATAACGCTTTGAAGGCGGTCTGGTCCTCTCCTTGTTTTGTGCTATCTCTTCCTTGAATTGGCCCTCCTCACGATGCTGTCCTCTTCTGATTTTGTACCAAACAATAATGACAGCTTTATTTAGCGTGATCAGTGCCAGGTGTTGAACACAACAGTAAGTAGTTCTGAAGAGCAGGAGACTTGAGACAACAGGAAGGCAACTCttggagggtgaggaagagaacaagaaacaaTGAGAAGTAGCAAATATAGATCTTGGGAAAGGGCAGTACAGGTGtcgaagataaaggaaaggtaggaaggGGAGGCGTTTGACTCGAATCACTTAActgacaatgaagaaaaataaaatggaaatcaGTAATACAAAACAGTGCCTGagctaaaaggaaaaacatttaCAAGAGTGGTGACCTGCAATAGTGCCAGAAGAAAAGTGGCACTCCGGAATGTTGTAAGAGTGACATAGCACCAAGAGGAAGGTAGTGGTTTATAGCAAAGTGGCATGTCGAGTGGTCCATGAGAATTTGTAAAACTAGTTATCTTCTTCATTCTGGCCAGGCGCCAAAGACTGCATACATTTTGGTGAGTAACGTCTCTATTTCAGCCGAGCAGTACTTTAATGACACATTTCATCTGTCATTATATGTAGAAACATTACCAAATATGAATATCTCTACAAACTTGAAGATGAAAAGTATTTGATATGACATGAATGTCTGTGGCTGGAGGAACCGTGGCAGACTGAGACTATGAAGATCATGAAATAATACTTATCTGAATTCTGTAGAAAACTTACTTCATTCTTCCTTGACTGGcttcagcagcagcattacTTCCTTGGGGCGCATCAACCCACTCACTGACTCTAGAACTAATTCCTCATGGCCTGGTGcactccatctccatctccagcaCCAGCTTGGACAGGGCTATCTTGGCCTCCATCAGGGCAAATCGCATGGCTGCAACCACCAGAAGGAGACATTACTTTTCACCAACCTACAAAACATGAAGTCATTCAATCCAAACATACTTTATGTATTCTATCAGGTTGATTACTCTTGAGGGATCATTACCTATGCAGTTTCTAGGACCAATTCCAAAGGGCATGTGAGTGAAGGGTTTGATGTCACCCTTGTTCTCAGGCAGGAAGCGGTCTGGAATGAACGCCTTAGGGTTGGGCCAGTTGTTGGGGTCGTGTTGAATACTCCAGAAGGGCACCCCCACCAAGTCTCCTGGCTTAATAGTCAGATTAGTGCCGGGTAACCTGGAGAAATACATAACACATGAACTCTACTACACACATCTCGTATTTTGTTTAACTTGCTTATGTTAActtctcttttgatcttgctacctgcatgcctcccatcctcttgtTGCTTCGCAGCACAaggttctctttttcctcttacccctattctgtccaactctcttacGGAAtacttaaccagtactctcagtctttcatacctttctctggtaaactctaaaactccctgcctgtgtctgtattttcaacttcctatgacttggcttcattcaagagggaggtttcaggacatttgtccctatcctttggcttAATTCTATCGGgtctataaggagactggcaaatgAGTGgacttttttctttgcatttttgttgcccttggccagacctcctttcttacataaaataatcatcatcatgtgATGTGAGGGTGTGGTGGAACATAATGATGgagatatttatttttctactacaCGTCTCTCATGAGAACGTGACGGCATCGTCAGCAACATTTTTCTGAAATTTCTCATAAAAAAAGTGAACTCTTCATTATTTACATCCTACTTACAACTCTCGGTGTAAGTTATCCACCTTATTTCTACATACACGTTACTTCCTCCTATCTCATGATGCAAGTCACTTACTTATAACTTTTGGTGCAGAGACGCTCTATCACTGCACCTGAAGGATATAGACGGAGTGATTCTGTAAAAGGAGTAAGAGTTGTCATTGTTAAGATATCAGTGGGTATATGACGCTCTGTATCAGTCATAAAACAGCTTTCTTTATGGTCAACATCTACAGTAGCTGCTCAACACATCACATGGTGAGTCAAATCTGAACGTTTACTCTATTGTCACCTTGAAGACAAGCGTCAAGAAATTTGGCCTCCATGATTCCCTGGTAGGTGATTTTGCCGTGCTCTGCAACCATCTGGCGCAACTCGTCTCGGAGGCGTCGCTGCTGGTCCTTGTTCTTAGCtagcaggaaggaagaattggCCAGCAAGGAGGCAGTGGTGTCATATCCAGCAATGATGAAAAGCACACTTTGGGACACCATAGAGAGGTCAGTCAAGACTGTAGAGAGTAAGACAATatagaggatgaggatgaggatgaggatgaggatgatgataatgatgataataataatagatgacGTTAGTAATATTAGCCTTAATACTCAGcagtacagcagcagcagtaatagttagTAGTGATTTAATagcagtaagtagtagtagtagtagtagtagtagtagtagtagtagtagtagtagtagtagtagtagtagtggtagtagtagcagtagtagtagtagtagtagaagcagcagcaccaacagcagcagcagcagcaacagtattcGTAGGAATAGCATAGTAGGAGCTGGTGTCTGTGTCATACAAGGTGGCGAAGCTTATACTCCTCTACGTGTGACAGGAGGCTCATAACATGATAGCTAGACAATGGCTGGCGACTGGTTGAAGATAAGAGTCGCAGCTGAATGGCTGACAGAATCCAGTAGATACTGGTCAGAAAGGAATGGTAAATGGGTGATTCGACAGTACCTTACTACATCAGTTATACATATTTCCTTAATACAGTCGTAAGCTTCACATAAACACCGTTGTGTCACCATGAATAAATATACCAAGACTCGTTACAAAACCCAgcatgaatataatgatgtagaAGTCACCAGGAGGTGGTAAAAcaggcaggagagtgacggggcagagagagagagagagagagagagagagagagagagagagagagagagagagagagacctcgccCACACATTCCAGGTTATCAAAGTGAATTCAAATTAAATCATCTCTTGAAACTTCTCATCAATAAATTTTGGATTTTAAAGAACAAGACACGCCATGACTATGATCgtacaggtagtagtagtagtagtagaagtagtagtagtagtagtagtagtagtagcagtagtagtagtagtagtgcagtagtagtagtagcagtaggtagtagtagtagtatagtaggtgtagtagtagtagtagtagtagcagcacacagcagcagcagcagcagcagcagcagcagcagttgcagcagcagcagcagcagcagcagcagcagcagcagtagcagcaagcagtagtagtagtagtagtagtagtagtagtaagtagtagtagaatattcGTAGCATAGTAAAagtactaataatgatgatgacagcaatattcataataatgataaacaataacaataatgctaaagataattattattgctatttttatcaatattattattataatgacaataataacagtagtattaAAACAAcgataacatcaataata is part of the Portunus trituberculatus isolate SZX2019 chromosome 2, ASM1759143v1, whole genome shotgun sequence genome and encodes:
- the LOC123501403 gene encoding DNA-directed RNA polymerase II subunit RPB1-like; this translates as MMELVRRGNSQYPGAKYIVRENGARVDLRYHPKPSDLHLQCGYRVERHITDGDLIIFNRQPTLHKMSMMGHKVKVLPWSTFRMNLSVTSPYNADFDGDEMNLHVPQSMETRAEIENLHLTPRMVVTPQSNRPVMGIVQDTLTAVRKMTKRDAFLDKVRVCRGVWGVEV
- the LOC123502395 gene encoding LOW QUALITY PROTEIN: cytochrome P450 9e2-like (The sequence of the model RefSeq protein was modified relative to this genomic sequence to represent the inferred CDS: inserted 3 bases in 2 codons) yields the protein MPRLFKLFGLTLNSPNVDXFIDVVEQTIASRKAGMKRGDFLDLLLEARDQSDNPNSKHVLTDLSMVSQSVLFIIAGYDTTASLLANSSFLLAKNKDQQRRLRDELRQMVAEHGKITYQGIMEAKFLDACLQESLRLYPSGAVIERLCTKSYKLPGTNLTIKPGDLVGVPFWSIQHDPNNWPNPKAFIPDRFLPENKGDIKPFTHMPFGIGPRNCIAMRFALMEAKIALSKLVLEMEMEXAPGHEELVLESVSGLMRPKEVMLLLKPVKEE